The following are encoded together in the Methylorubrum sp. B1-46 genome:
- a CDS encoding diguanylate cyclase domain-containing protein, with amino-acid sequence MTAGRPVPPTDCGAVASERQALSEAGLEGALAILCRSAAEIFAVPMAMVALVDEDRFRFRARYGIEDDGVDREAAVCNHTIRRPRGQSLVVPDLTRDERFVRSPIVVGDPHARFYAGVAIGSTSGRVIGTLCLMDREPRGDLSPERLQALRELALVAEAHLRLDEARRAAEAEAEAAERRDAELRLVEWEARLRAIEASHAMAEHIAAFGHWRIDAASRTIAWSDGIARIFGRNAALAMLPLETHVGFYHPDDLERVRTAIEEALAGRSQTLGGGYEHRSRLVRPDGTVRVVAVHGVGEHDDAGRLVSIFGVCLDVTELALSEQRLRETGEAMRATLEAMDQGLVMIGPDKRVQVLNQRARDLLELSQDILHEGASFAAVRHHLAQGGAFPEARRAMEQGDFPLEVQSYEGTHPNGTILETRLAPMASGGLVCTYTDLTARRRSEAALRSAEADYQSLFQNAVIGVYRARLDGSIVQANRALARLHGYGDATGPLGDFAHDWYVDPGRHAAFMKCLTEKGHVEDFVSEARRHAGGERIWVAETAWVVRDAGGHPIWIEGTVADATERKRAQALVEHMARHDALTGLPNRRLFQETLSREIALARRNEGQVAVLCCDLDRFKAVNDTFGHPAGDALLCIVARRLREALREGDVVARLGGDEFAIIMPGRGEPRRIAAVARRLIEAVGRSIDLDGHATTVGVSIGVAIWPRHGDGVDTLFKNADIALYRAKDSGRNTVRFYESGMDLAVATRNMLEIDMRDSIRSGGFALHYQPIFGLADAAPKGFEALLRWEHPVHGPVSPGEFIPLAEETGLITQLGAWALHEACREAAAWPGDWRVAVNVSAVQFRKSGLEQSVVRALAASGLPAGRLELEITESVLMQNSDAVIGCLHRLRAMGVRIALTISAPATRP; translated from the coding sequence ATGACAGCAGGCCGTCCGGTGCCGCCCACCGACTGCGGAGCCGTGGCATCCGAACGGCAGGCGCTGTCCGAAGCCGGCCTGGAGGGTGCGCTCGCTATCCTGTGCCGCTCCGCCGCCGAAATCTTCGCAGTCCCGATGGCGATGGTCGCCCTGGTGGACGAGGACCGTTTCCGGTTCCGGGCTCGCTACGGCATTGAGGATGACGGCGTCGACCGCGAAGCCGCCGTCTGCAACCACACGATCCGGCGGCCGCGAGGGCAGTCTCTCGTCGTTCCGGACCTGACCCGTGACGAGCGGTTCGTTCGAAGCCCGATCGTCGTCGGCGATCCTCATGCCCGCTTCTACGCGGGGGTCGCGATCGGCTCGACCTCGGGCCGCGTCATCGGCACGCTCTGCCTGATGGACCGGGAGCCGCGGGGCGATCTCAGCCCCGAACGGTTGCAGGCGCTGCGCGAATTGGCGCTCGTGGCCGAGGCCCATCTCCGGCTCGACGAGGCCCGGCGTGCCGCCGAGGCCGAGGCCGAGGCCGCCGAGCGCCGGGATGCGGAGCTGCGTCTCGTCGAGTGGGAGGCGCGGCTGCGCGCGATCGAGGCTTCTCACGCCATGGCCGAGCACATCGCCGCCTTCGGCCATTGGCGGATCGATGCCGCGAGCCGCACCATCGCGTGGTCGGACGGGATCGCCCGCATCTTCGGGCGCAACGCCGCTCTCGCGATGCTGCCGCTCGAAACGCATGTCGGCTTCTATCACCCTGACGATCTTGAGCGGGTGCGAACTGCGATCGAAGAGGCGCTTGCGGGGCGCAGCCAAACGCTGGGCGGGGGCTACGAGCATCGCTCCCGCCTCGTGCGTCCCGATGGCACGGTGCGGGTGGTGGCCGTGCACGGCGTCGGAGAGCACGACGATGCGGGCCGGCTCGTCTCGATCTTCGGCGTCTGCCTCGACGTGACCGAGTTGGCTCTCTCCGAGCAGCGCCTGCGCGAGACCGGCGAGGCGATGCGTGCCACCCTTGAGGCGATGGATCAGGGCCTCGTGATGATCGGCCCCGACAAGCGGGTCCAGGTCCTCAACCAGCGCGCCCGCGACCTGCTCGAACTGTCGCAGGACATCCTGCACGAGGGAGCTTCCTTCGCGGCAGTGCGCCACCACTTGGCGCAGGGCGGCGCGTTCCCCGAGGCTCGAAGGGCGATGGAGCAGGGCGATTTCCCGCTCGAAGTCCAGAGCTACGAGGGGACCCACCCCAACGGCACGATCCTGGAGACGCGGCTCGCGCCCATGGCCTCCGGCGGCCTGGTCTGCACCTACACCGACCTCACGGCGCGCCGACGGAGCGAGGCAGCGCTGCGCTCGGCCGAGGCCGATTACCAGTCGCTGTTCCAGAACGCGGTGATCGGCGTCTACCGCGCCCGACTCGACGGCAGCATCGTTCAGGCCAACCGGGCGCTCGCCCGCCTGCACGGCTACGGCGACGCGACGGGGCCGCTCGGGGATTTCGCCCACGATTGGTACGTCGATCCGGGCCGGCACGCGGCCTTCATGAAATGTCTTACGGAAAAGGGCCACGTCGAGGACTTCGTCTCCGAGGCCCGGCGTCATGCGGGCGGCGAGCGCATCTGGGTCGCGGAGACGGCCTGGGTGGTGCGCGACGCCGGGGGGCATCCGATCTGGATCGAGGGCACCGTCGCGGACGCCACCGAGCGCAAGCGCGCCCAGGCGCTGGTCGAGCACATGGCCCGTCACGACGCGCTCACCGGCCTGCCCAACCGCCGGCTGTTCCAGGAGACGCTGAGCCGCGAGATCGCGTTGGCGCGGCGCAACGAGGGCCAGGTGGCGGTGCTGTGCTGCGACCTCGACCGATTCAAGGCGGTCAACGACACCTTCGGCCATCCGGCCGGCGACGCCCTGCTCTGCATCGTCGCCCGGCGCCTGCGCGAGGCCTTGCGCGAGGGCGACGTGGTGGCCCGGCTCGGCGGTGACGAATTTGCCATCATCATGCCGGGGCGGGGCGAGCCTCGCCGCATCGCCGCGGTCGCCCGGCGGCTGATCGAGGCCGTCGGCCGGTCGATCGATCTCGACGGCCACGCCACCACCGTCGGCGTCAGCATCGGTGTGGCGATCTGGCCGAGGCACGGCGACGGCGTCGACACCTTGTTCAAGAACGCCGACATCGCCCTCTATCGCGCCAAGGATTCCGGGCGCAACACGGTTCGGTTCTACGAGAGCGGCATGGATCTCGCCGTCGCGACCCGCAACATGCTGGAGATCGACATGCGCGATTCGATCCGCTCCGGCGGGTTCGCGCTGCATTACCAGCCGATCTTCGGCCTCGCGGACGCGGCCCCGAAGGGCTTCGAGGCGCTGCTGCGCTGGGAGCATCCGGTGCACGGTCCGGTCTCGCCGGGTGAATTCATTCCGCTCGCCGAAGAGACCGGCCTCATCACGCAACTCGGCGCCTGGGCCCTGCACGAGGCCTGCCGTGAGGCGGCCGCTTGGCCCGGCGACTGGCGGGTCGCCGTCAACGTGTCCGCGGTGCAGTTCCGCAAGTCCGGACTGGAGCAGAGCGTGGTGCGGGCGCTGGCCGCCTCCGGCCTGCCGGCGGGACGGCTCGAACTGGAGATCACCGAGAGCGTGCTGATGCAGAACTCGGACGCCGTGATCGGCTGCCTGCACCGCCTGCGTGCCATGGGGGTGCGGATCGCGCTCACGATTTCGGCACCGGCTACTCGTCCTTGA